One Olsenella sp. oral taxon 807 DNA segment encodes these proteins:
- a CDS encoding nucleotidyl transferase AbiEii/AbiGii toxin family protein, protein MPKIDFNAYAAQLARTNGRQTMAPVIEKELLHYEILRAMEEDGLLGGLVFQGGTCLRLCYGASRYSEDLDFAGGFDFDAADLDMLKTCIEHALPRRYLVTVDVREPDTSASLVKRWRIRVDTTPARPDIASQKVSVEVAAIPAHTKHPRMLRLNYEGLPASYEDVVLFAESLEEIMADKLEALACSKLPRYRDIWDLHWLVRQPGIDLDEACALRKRKEADYRESEIFVKEAPRLVGDLATIVEGNEFAKQMRRFLPIDQFERTIARPAFCAALTEGVRELYARCGVHE, encoded by the coding sequence ATGCCCAAGATTGACTTCAACGCCTATGCCGCCCAGCTCGCACGTACAAATGGTCGACAGACCATGGCGCCGGTTATCGAGAAGGAGCTTCTGCACTACGAGATTCTGCGTGCCATGGAGGAGGACGGCCTTCTGGGAGGCCTCGTGTTCCAAGGCGGCACATGCCTGCGCCTCTGCTACGGCGCGTCGCGCTACAGTGAGGACCTCGACTTTGCGGGTGGCTTCGATTTCGACGCTGCCGACCTAGATATGCTCAAGACCTGCATCGAGCACGCACTGCCCAGGCGCTACCTGGTCACCGTAGACGTGAGGGAGCCGGACACGTCGGCATCCCTCGTAAAAAGGTGGCGCATCCGCGTAGACACGACCCCGGCCCGTCCGGACATCGCTTCCCAAAAGGTATCCGTTGAGGTAGCCGCCATCCCCGCGCACACGAAGCACCCCCGTATGCTGCGACTCAACTACGAGGGACTCCCTGCGAGCTACGAGGACGTCGTCCTCTTCGCGGAGAGCCTCGAGGAGATCATGGCGGACAAGCTGGAGGCGCTCGCCTGCTCGAAGCTCCCTCGCTACCGCGATATTTGGGACTTGCACTGGCTCGTGCGCCAACCGGGAATCGACCTCGATGAGGCATGCGCGCTGCGCAAGCGCAAGGAGGCCGACTACAGGGAGTCGGAGATCTTCGTAAAGGAGGCTCCTCGCCTGGTGGGTGATTTGGCCACCATCGTCGAGGGGAACGAGTTCGCCAAGCAGATGCGTCGGTTCCTGCCCATCGACCAGTTTGAGCGCACGATCGCGCGCCCCGCGTTTTGCGCTGCGCTGACCGAAGGCGTGCGGGAGCTCTATGCACGCTGCGGGGTGCACGAGTAG
- the abiEi gene encoding type IV toxin-antitoxin system AbiEi family antitoxin — translation MKLRDTLNILQNWDIRGRYVFRKCDLAIVLDESGRTLDQTLARLVKAGVLERPAHGVYLFAHSRNTGPATIEHIARNLRRGELTYESLESALSLYGVISQIPVDRLTLMTTGRSGEYHTPQGVIEFTHTKQPTEAIVPELVGREGHALPLASKRLAYKNLCSVRRNLDLVDEGELHAQD, via the coding sequence ATGAAACTACGAGACACGCTCAACATACTGCAAAACTGGGACATTCGCGGGCGCTACGTGTTCCGCAAGTGCGATCTCGCTATCGTGCTGGACGAGTCGGGCCGCACGCTCGACCAAACGCTTGCGCGTCTCGTGAAGGCGGGCGTGCTCGAGCGGCCTGCACACGGCGTGTACCTGTTTGCGCACAGCAGGAACACGGGTCCCGCCACCATCGAGCACATCGCCCGCAACCTCCGGCGCGGAGAGCTCACCTACGAGAGCCTCGAAAGCGCCCTGTCTCTTTATGGCGTAATCTCGCAGATCCCCGTCGACCGGCTCACCCTCATGACCACCGGGCGGAGTGGCGAGTACCATACGCCCCAAGGCGTCATCGAGTTTACCCATACGAAGCAACCCACCGAAGCCATCGTGCCCGAACTCGTCGGGCGCGAGGGGCACGCGCTACCGCTGGCCTCCAAGCGGCTCGCCTACAAGAACCTCTGTTCAGTTCGACGTAACCTCGACCTCGTTGATGAAGGGGAGCTGCATGCCCAAGATTGA
- a CDS encoding helix-turn-helix transcriptional regulator, which translates to MSVILFFFIYTTALLVICIMALSVCGAAFLVSHSRRYILRSLFFVFYALELSWIFGAEWMAQHVITIDESNYYAIGNPWVAIPMGAAILACFWATALDMVDIHGVRAIVLPTALVMAAQAVVLAALPYGPLRQWLYYSMRQAFLIGCLLYGFHLYRSSSDTAFRQRMVQHKQLFVTILALTCCILLEDVYVILLAPVPDASGSFAGLFLSTRNFSENALMVYLAWYVCREAIRDLSLRYLEPPASQPMDDKGRDLRGHIESRILTFAAHHGLSRREREVLGLVMEGRTNHEVAGTLYLAEGTIKAHVHNIMKKCGCSRREELQRAFWAS; encoded by the coding sequence ATGAGCGTGATCCTGTTCTTCTTCATCTATACGACGGCACTTCTCGTCATATGCATCATGGCGCTCTCGGTCTGTGGGGCGGCATTTCTCGTCTCCCACAGCAGGCGTTACATCTTGCGTTCTCTCTTCTTCGTCTTCTACGCACTGGAGCTTTCTTGGATCTTTGGCGCAGAGTGGATGGCGCAGCACGTCATCACCATCGACGAGAGTAACTACTACGCCATCGGCAACCCGTGGGTCGCCATCCCCATGGGCGCGGCGATCCTGGCCTGCTTCTGGGCGACCGCACTCGACATGGTGGACATCCATGGTGTGCGCGCCATCGTCTTGCCCACTGCGCTTGTCATGGCCGCACAGGCCGTCGTTCTGGCTGCCCTTCCCTATGGCCCACTGCGACAATGGCTGTACTACAGCATGAGACAAGCCTTTCTTATCGGCTGTTTACTCTATGGCTTCCACCTCTATCGCAGCAGCAGCGATACGGCGTTTCGCCAGAGAATGGTCCAACACAAACAGCTGTTTGTCACCATTCTTGCCCTGACCTGCTGCATCCTGCTTGAAGACGTCTATGTGATCCTGCTTGCGCCTGTCCCAGACGCAAGCGGTAGTTTTGCGGGGCTATTCCTCTCTACGAGGAACTTCAGCGAGAATGCCCTCATGGTCTACCTAGCCTGGTACGTCTGCAGGGAGGCAATCAGGGACCTGAGCCTACGCTATCTTGAGCCGCCCGCAAGCCAGCCGATGGACGACAAGGGACGCGACCTGCGAGGGCACATCGAGAGCCGCATACTCACCTTCGCGGCGCACCATGGCCTCTCGAGGCGCGAGCGCGAGGTGCTTGGCCTCGTCATGGAGGGGCGGACCAATCACGAGGTGGCAGGCACGCTCTATCTTGCCGAGGGGACCATCAAGGCACACGTACACAACATCATGAAAAAGTGCGGGTGCTCGAGGCGAGAGGAGCTCCAGCGCGCCTTCTGGGCGAGTTAG
- the ptcA gene encoding putrescine carbamoyltransferase, whose product MAMPKDFIDSNDFTKEQILAIEDLGLAMKKAIKHDGFYPHLLRNKSLGMIFQQVSTRTRISFETAMTDLGGHAQFFGPGTIQLGGHESLGDTARVMGSLLDILMARVNRHADVRGLAAGSAAPVINGMSEFNHPTQEMGDLMTMLEHLPAGKRVEDCTLAFIGDATQVCVSLMFICSKIGMRFVQYGPKGHQITDGGLQVDDKVDLLAIGKANCEESGGTIVISDDIESIRGADFVYTDVWYGLYDQEEGGESYMDVFYPTYQVTMDMMSLAGPTSKFMHCLPATRGEEVTDEVMDDPVRSLCWVEAENRKHSIRALLAALGDRTPLADENISYSAKRELHDALRKIDELQA is encoded by the coding sequence ATGGCAATGCCCAAAGACTTCATCGACAGCAACGACTTCACCAAGGAGCAGATACTCGCCATCGAGGATCTTGGCCTTGCCATGAAGAAGGCCATCAAGCATGACGGCTTCTACCCCCATCTGCTTCGCAACAAGTCGCTCGGCATGATCTTCCAGCAGGTCTCTACCCGCACGCGCATCTCCTTCGAGACCGCTATGACCGATCTCGGCGGTCACGCCCAGTTCTTTGGCCCCGGCACCATCCAGCTCGGCGGACATGAGTCTCTGGGCGATACCGCCCGTGTCATGGGGTCGCTCCTCGACATCCTGATGGCGCGCGTCAACCGTCACGCCGACGTCCGTGGCCTTGCCGCAGGCTCGGCCGCGCCCGTTATCAACGGCATGTCAGAGTTCAACCATCCGACCCAGGAGATGGGCGATCTCATGACCATGCTCGAGCACCTTCCTGCGGGCAAGCGCGTGGAGGACTGCACGCTCGCCTTCATCGGTGACGCCACCCAGGTCTGCGTCTCCTTGATGTTCATCTGCTCGAAGATCGGCATGCGCTTCGTGCAGTATGGACCCAAGGGTCACCAGATCACAGACGGTGGCCTCCAGGTGGATGACAAGGTGGACCTTCTGGCCATAGGCAAGGCCAACTGCGAGGAGTCGGGAGGGACCATCGTCATCTCCGACGATATCGAGAGCATCAGGGGCGCCGACTTCGTCTATACCGACGTGTGGTACGGCTTGTACGACCAGGAGGAGGGCGGGGAGTCCTATATGGACGTCTTCTATCCCACCTACCAGGTCACCATGGACATGATGAGCCTCGCTGGCCCCACCTCAAAGTTCATGCACTGCCTTCCCGCCACCCGCGGCGAGGAGGTCACAGACGAGGTCATGGACGATCCCGTGCGCTCGCTCTGCTGGGTCGAGGCCGAGAATCGCAAGCACTCCATCCGCGCACTGCTCGCCGCCCTTGGAGATCGCACACCCTTGGCGGACGAGAACATAAGCTATTCCGCGAAACGCGAGCTACACGACGCGCTCAGAAAGATCGACGAGCTTCAGGCATAA
- the aguA gene encoding agmatine deiminase — protein sequence MRTIHESESSPRADGFRMPAEFEPQRRIWMGWPHRTDTWSFGAKPAQRQYADIARAISEFTPVVMCVNQADYANAKAVFEQDESVTVLEMTTDDAWFRDTGATYVINDAGEVRANHWHFNAYGGFYDGLYFPWDKDEQIALKMAEFSGVRRYRPDSLILEGGSITVDGEGTCVVTDMCLLSPGRNASVSDLEPWSEELRRYMDEQLAKYLNVEKIIWVKDGIDPDETNGHIDDVATFIAPGVMACIWTDDPDYPFYRECHAAFETLSGATDAKGRKLKVYKLPMPVKPLYMTQEACDTIDVDENAEPRVPDEPLIASYMNYLVTNKGIITPQYGDENDALAIETLRRIYDETWGEGSYTVVGVKSDQVVYGGGNIHCITQQEPAPQVG from the coding sequence ATGCGTACCATCCATGAGTCAGAGTCAAGTCCTCGGGCCGACGGCTTTCGCATGCCGGCCGAGTTCGAGCCGCAGAGGCGTATCTGGATGGGCTGGCCCCACCGCACCGACACCTGGTCGTTTGGCGCCAAGCCCGCGCAGAGGCAGTATGCCGACATCGCCCGTGCCATCTCGGAGTTCACCCCCGTTGTCATGTGCGTCAACCAGGCGGACTACGCCAATGCCAAGGCTGTCTTCGAGCAGGACGAGAGCGTCACCGTCCTCGAGATGACCACCGATGACGCCTGGTTTCGTGATACCGGCGCCACGTACGTGATCAACGATGCGGGTGAAGTTCGCGCCAATCACTGGCACTTCAACGCCTATGGTGGCTTCTACGACGGCCTGTACTTCCCCTGGGACAAGGACGAGCAGATCGCCCTCAAGATGGCCGAGTTCTCGGGCGTTCGTCGCTACCGTCCCGATAGCCTCATCCTTGAGGGCGGCTCCATCACCGTAGACGGGGAGGGGACCTGTGTCGTCACTGATATGTGTCTACTCTCTCCAGGCAGGAACGCCAGCGTGAGCGACCTCGAGCCGTGGTCCGAGGAGCTTCGCAGATATATGGATGAACAGCTTGCCAAGTACCTGAACGTCGAGAAGATCATCTGGGTCAAGGATGGCATCGATCCCGACGAGACCAACGGGCATATCGATGACGTGGCGACCTTCATCGCGCCCGGTGTCATGGCCTGCATCTGGACTGACGATCCCGACTACCCCTTCTATAGGGAGTGTCATGCCGCCTTCGAGACCCTTTCGGGTGCGACTGACGCCAAGGGACGCAAGCTTAAGGTATACAAGCTCCCGATGCCTGTCAAGCCGCTCTACATGACCCAAGAGGCCTGCGACACCATTGACGTCGACGAGAACGCTGAGCCTCGTGTGCCCGATGAGCCGCTGATCGCCTCCTACATGAACTACCTCGTGACCAACAAGGGCATCATCACGCCTCAGTACGGCGACGAGAATGACGCCTTGGCCATAGAGACCCTCCGGAGGATATACGACGAGACGTGGGGAGAGGGTAGCTACACGGTCGTTGGCGTCAAGTCAGACCAGGTCGTCTATGGCGGCGGGAACATCCACTGCATCACGCAGCAGGAGCCTGCGCCCCAGGTTGGCTAA
- a CDS encoding APC family permease — MAGTKRFSLLDAILNMICVVFVAEAAAPAAAIGNSQYFWWLMLIITFLLPYGMIVSELGSTYPDDEGGVYDWVKRAFGKRVAGFVAWSYWVNFPLWMASLALVFPDTIGTLMGIQLGSVPSLAIELAFIWTVVFVSFSKASDAAWLVNVGAVLKVGIAIVLGVLGFMYMSQHGNANAGDISTYLPNLADTSSLTYLSIILFNFMGFEVLATYTDEMDEPQRQIPQAIVYAGAAIAVVYLVSAFGIGVAIPVADLTVDSGISDALSVMVGTASPIFVVVSVVFLLTLIGNMVSWSLGVNTVAAKSAEDHNLPGFMGHKDPKTGMPNGASLTNGVVASILCAVSVFTGFDFWVLFAAQIVFLLLAYVPMFPAFLSLRASDPDTRRPFKVPGKGAVLKVITYLPVALLILSVIATCVPLSGEEVADKLPILALTIVLLAAGVSLMVVLNRQDPRPGDIVE; from the coding sequence ATGGCTGGTACAAAGAGATTCAGCCTGCTTGACGCTATTCTGAATATGATCTGCGTCGTATTCGTGGCAGAGGCCGCAGCGCCTGCAGCGGCGATCGGAAACTCGCAGTACTTCTGGTGGCTCATGCTCATCATCACGTTCCTTTTGCCCTACGGTATGATCGTCTCGGAGCTCGGGTCTACCTACCCCGACGATGAGGGCGGCGTGTACGATTGGGTGAAGCGCGCCTTTGGCAAGCGGGTTGCGGGCTTTGTCGCGTGGTCCTATTGGGTGAACTTTCCCCTGTGGATGGCGTCTCTCGCGCTGGTGTTTCCGGACACCATAGGGACGCTGATGGGCATCCAGCTCGGGAGCGTCCCATCGCTCGCCATAGAGCTTGCGTTCATCTGGACCGTCGTCTTCGTGAGCTTCTCGAAGGCGTCTGACGCGGCATGGCTCGTGAACGTGGGGGCCGTCCTGAAGGTTGGCATCGCAATCGTCCTTGGAGTGCTCGGCTTCATGTACATGAGCCAGCATGGCAACGCGAACGCGGGAGATATCAGCACCTACCTCCCCAACCTCGCAGACACGAGCTCGCTCACGTACCTCTCTATCATCCTGTTCAACTTCATGGGCTTTGAGGTGCTCGCCACCTACACCGACGAGATGGACGAGCCGCAGCGACAGATCCCGCAGGCCATTGTCTATGCCGGTGCCGCCATCGCGGTCGTGTATTTGGTCTCGGCCTTCGGCATCGGTGTCGCCATTCCCGTCGCCGACCTTACCGTTGACTCCGGTATCTCCGACGCGCTGTCCGTGATGGTCGGTACGGCGTCGCCGATCTTTGTCGTCGTGAGCGTCGTGTTTCTGCTCACGCTGATTGGCAATATGGTGTCCTGGTCTCTTGGCGTCAACACTGTTGCCGCAAAGTCCGCCGAGGACCATAACCTTCCTGGCTTCATGGGCCACAAGGATCCCAAGACCGGCATGCCCAACGGCGCCTCTCTGACCAACGGAGTCGTCGCCTCGATACTCTGTGCCGTCTCCGTCTTCACGGGTTTCGACTTCTGGGTGCTCTTTGCCGCTCAGATCGTCTTTCTGCTCCTTGCCTACGTACCCATGTTTCCGGCGTTTTTGAGCCTGCGCGCATCTGACCCTGACACCAGGCGCCCCTTCAAGGTGCCTGGTAAGGGCGCGGTGCTCAAGGTCATCACGTATCTGCCCGTTGCCCTGCTCATCCTCTCGGTGATCGCCACCTGCGTGCCGCTGAGTGGCGAGGAGGTGGCGGACAAGCTTCCGATCTTGGCCCTGACCATCGTCTTGCTCGCTGCTGGCGTTTCCCTCATGGTTGTCTTGAACAGGCAAGACCCAAGGCCTGGGGATATTGTCGAGTAG
- a CDS encoding QueT transporter family protein, whose amino-acid sequence MIASPGSSQKPPSDARGRVALLTAQRVSRIASIAALYAATTLVCLLFLGSLAWGPIQFRLSEALCVLALLSPDAVPGLALGCAVANIANIAVSGTGMLGMLDVVFGSLATLVGAWCTWRLRRHPRLAVLGPVVANALIVPAYLPLMLKGIGFYTIPFTSISLDDSYALMYLFGLLATGIGEAVVLYVLGLPLWRALLGSPLVRDFAAREDTAGGGRTSIGEPPVLGGGDATGGGTDRHVTERI is encoded by the coding sequence TTGATCGCTTCGCCCGGCTCGTCTCAAAAGCCGCCGTCAGACGCTAGGGGACGTGTTGCCCTCCTCACGGCGCAACGCGTCTCGCGCATTGCCTCCATCGCTGCGCTCTATGCCGCAACCACCTTGGTGTGCCTGCTCTTTTTGGGTAGCCTCGCGTGGGGTCCCATCCAGTTCAGGCTCTCCGAGGCGCTCTGCGTCCTGGCACTCCTGAGTCCTGATGCCGTGCCGGGCCTTGCCCTTGGCTGTGCCGTCGCCAACATCGCCAACATCGCCGTGTCGGGTACGGGGATGCTCGGCATGCTTGACGTTGTCTTTGGCTCCCTGGCGACGCTTGTCGGCGCGTGGTGCACCTGGCGCCTGCGCAGGCACCCTCGGCTCGCCGTGCTTGGCCCTGTGGTCGCAAACGCGCTCATCGTGCCGGCCTACCTCCCCCTCATGCTAAAGGGCATAGGGTTCTACACGATTCCGTTCACCTCGATCTCGCTCGATGACTCGTATGCGCTCATGTATCTGTTTGGCCTTCTGGCCACCGGTATCGGCGAGGCCGTTGTTCTCTATGTTCTGGGCCTTCCGCTCTGGCGCGCGCTTCTTGGCAGCCCCCTCGTCCGTGACTTCGCTGCCAGGGAAGATACCGCAGGTGGTGGACGGACGTCCATCGGCGAGCCGCCCGTCCTTGGGGGCGGAGACGCGACGGGGGGCGGAACTGACCGCCATGTGACCGAGAGGATCTAG
- a CDS encoding glycosyltransferase, giving the protein MNPAIVIPSYWTEGDESAEIGRVGAYDHATAVLKPLPELESCLDSLEMVRGVLRVIVLLVASGGCEDAARARVDGICRMHPDLHPLVVGAREAGEIARAVDRVAPGLSGDPISLRGYGAIRNMGLAACAVLGHDVAVFLDDDEVILDEDFLLDATYGLGMETRQGLSIYAKSGYFIDREDSPFAAMDGPRLRDRFWAKREEFNEWMHRALSATRISRSNSICGGCFAITAEAYASVAFDPTITRGEDLDYLLNLRMLGLDVWFDNKWRVRHLPPEMPSRAARFLQDVYRWEYELAKLDRANATIGMRQVRPESLRPYPAIWLSSEVHARIALTALMRVIFGPERLAYLRILLVGRLRARRWARSVSESYFEFQTYWPRIMGSLWQDAPLAKRLLHMGRPTPVTRPQCRDCPPSGETADA; this is encoded by the coding sequence TTGAACCCCGCCATCGTCATACCGTCATATTGGACCGAGGGGGACGAGTCTGCCGAGATTGGGCGCGTCGGTGCCTACGACCACGCGACGGCCGTCCTCAAGCCGCTTCCCGAGCTCGAGTCCTGCCTTGACTCGCTTGAGATGGTGCGGGGGGTGCTCAGGGTCATCGTGCTCCTCGTTGCCTCCGGCGGCTGCGAGGATGCGGCTCGCGCACGTGTCGATGGGATCTGTCGCATGCATCCTGATCTGCACCCGCTTGTGGTGGGTGCACGCGAGGCAGGCGAGATCGCACGAGCGGTCGATCGCGTGGCGCCAGGGCTGAGCGGGGATCCCATCTCGCTCAGGGGCTATGGCGCCATCAGGAACATGGGGCTGGCGGCCTGCGCCGTGCTCGGACATGACGTCGCGGTGTTTTTGGATGACGACGAGGTTATCCTCGACGAAGATTTTCTCCTTGACGCCACCTACGGCCTGGGGATGGAGACGAGGCAGGGCCTTTCCATCTATGCCAAGAGCGGATACTTTATCGATAGGGAGGACTCCCCCTTTGCCGCGATGGACGGCCCGCGCCTGCGAGACCGCTTCTGGGCGAAGCGCGAGGAATTCAACGAGTGGATGCATCGGGCCCTGTCGGCCACGCGCATCTCGCGCTCGAACTCCATCTGCGGAGGCTGCTTTGCGATCACCGCCGAGGCGTACGCCAGCGTCGCCTTCGATCCGACCATCACGCGGGGAGAGGATCTCGACTATCTGCTAAACCTCAGGATGCTAGGCCTGGACGTGTGGTTTGACAACAAGTGGCGCGTGCGTCACCTGCCTCCCGAGATGCCCTCGCGCGCCGCTCGCTTCCTGCAGGACGTCTACCGCTGGGAGTATGAGCTTGCCAAGCTCGACCGAGCCAACGCGACCATCGGCATGCGCCAGGTGCGTCCCGAGTCGCTGAGGCCCTATCCCGCGATCTGGCTCTCGTCCGAGGTGCATGCCCGTATCGCCCTCACCGCGCTCATGCGGGTGATCTTTGGACCCGAGCGCCTCGCGTATCTGCGCATACTGCTGGTGGGGCGCCTGCGCGCGCGCAGGTGGGCGAGGAGCGTCTCGGAGAGCTACTTCGAGTTTCAGACCTATTGGCCCCGCATCATGGGCAGTCTCTGGCAGGACGCACCCCTCGCCAAGCGCCTGCTCCACATGGGCAGGCCTACACCCGTGACGAGGCCGCAGTGTCGAGACTGCCCTCCAAGTGGGGAGACGGCTGATGCATAA
- a CDS encoding sensor histidine kinase, protein MHKVRRWTSAHFAFLIRGFLFVATAAFLGLLSWGIGTSSLVASMVAGAGLAVIITMTGSVLLAPDDLRSQATERTLRVASATLRHMSGGLTRENAAAVCQLLLAETSAAAISITDTTKTLAYVGDGVLGYTGGTANSPATKKVLKSGRMQTFSNLGEDEWVGTVLDEERGPRELSLPVGIFAPLRVADSIEGTLKLYYRHGREVDRTQLAIARGFGELLSTQLSAYELEAQAELAARAEVKALQAQINPHFLFNTLNTIAALTRTNAVRARDLLREFSVYYRRTLESSESLIPLSEELAQTKRYLKIEKARFGASRIIESEAIELGVEQLLVPGFIVQPLVENAVRHGMRDEGPLHIDVQATTDGDDVLIAVADDGLGMSEEAAKNLLAEPSLNHLASGGKRGAGIAIRNVADRIERFYGRGSGVEIMSKEGAGTAVTLKLMGAAPDAAKIKE, encoded by the coding sequence ATGCATAAGGTGCGCAGGTGGACATCCGCCCACTTCGCCTTCCTCATCCGGGGGTTCCTGTTCGTTGCGACCGCAGCGTTTTTGGGGCTCCTCTCCTGGGGCATCGGTACGAGCAGCTTGGTCGCGTCTATGGTTGCGGGAGCTGGCCTTGCCGTCATCATCACCATGACGGGGTCCGTCCTGCTTGCCCCGGACGACCTGCGCTCGCAGGCGACGGAGCGCACCCTGCGCGTTGCCTCCGCGACGCTCAGGCACATGTCGGGTGGACTCACCCGAGAGAACGCCGCTGCGGTCTGTCAGCTGCTCCTTGCCGAGACGAGTGCCGCCGCCATCTCCATCACGGACACCACCAAGACCCTCGCCTACGTGGGCGATGGGGTTCTTGGCTATACGGGGGGCACGGCCAACTCACCCGCGACCAAGAAGGTACTCAAGTCCGGCCGCATGCAAACCTTCTCGAACCTCGGGGAGGACGAATGGGTGGGCACGGTCTTGGACGAGGAACGAGGTCCGCGTGAGCTGTCTTTACCTGTGGGGATCTTTGCCCCGCTTAGGGTGGCCGATAGCATCGAGGGAACCCTCAAGCTCTACTACCGTCACGGTCGCGAGGTGGACCGCACGCAGCTGGCCATCGCCCGCGGCTTCGGAGAGCTGCTCTCCACCCAGCTCTCTGCCTATGAGCTCGAGGCTCAGGCGGAGCTTGCCGCCCGCGCCGAGGTAAAGGCGCTGCAGGCCCAGATAAACCCCCACTTCCTCTTCAACACGCTCAACACGATAGCCGCCCTCACGCGCACGAATGCGGTACGGGCCCGCGACCTTTTGCGCGAGTTCTCCGTGTACTACCGCCGGACACTAGAGAGCTCCGAGTCCCTGATCCCACTCTCGGAGGAGCTAGCCCAGACCAAACGCTACCTCAAGATCGAGAAGGCGCGCTTTGGGGCGAGCCGCATCATCGAGTCGGAGGCCATAGAGCTCGGCGTCGAGCAGCTCCTTGTCCCGGGCTTCATCGTGCAGCCCCTCGTCGAGAATGCCGTGCGTCATGGCATGCGCGACGAGGGACCCCTCCACATCGACGTGCAGGCGACCACGGACGGCGACGACGTCCTGATAGCGGTGGCCGACGACGGCTTGGGCATGAGCGAGGAGGCTGCCAAGAACCTGCTCGCCGAGCCGTCGCTGAACCACTTGGCGAGCGGTGGCAAGAGGGGAGCGGGTATCGCCATCAGGAACGTGGCCGATCGCATAGAGAGGTTCTACGGCCGAGGCTCCGGCGTCGAGATCATGTCGAAGGAGGGGGCCGGAACGGCCGTCACGCTCAAGCTCATGGGGGCCGCCCCTGACGCCGCGAAGATCAAGGAGTAG
- a CDS encoding LytTR family DNA-binding domain-containing protein — protein sequence MMNALIVDDEEPARSELRFLLEETGRIDCIEEASNAREAVEALVRRKENVNRRRGIEVLFLDIAMPKTSGMQLAEALHQLKNPPAVVFVTAYSEYALRAFNVDAIDYLMKPVETDRLIHSLDKVEARSKPITHAQSSVERIPVEKGGRKVLIPVSQIHYIEAKDDYSCIYTGSERFLSTVSLAKLEQKLTTHGFFRVHRGYIVNLEHVEDIEVIASGILQLGIKNIPEKKIPVSRRRVVTLKRALGL from the coding sequence ATGATGAACGCGCTTATCGTCGATGACGAGGAGCCTGCGCGCTCCGAGCTGAGGTTCCTGCTCGAGGAGACGGGTCGTATCGACTGCATAGAGGAGGCCTCCAACGCGAGGGAGGCAGTCGAGGCCCTCGTCCGTCGCAAGGAGAATGTTAACCGCCGTCGTGGCATCGAGGTGCTCTTTTTGGATATTGCCATGCCCAAGACCTCGGGCATGCAGCTTGCGGAGGCCCTGCATCAACTCAAGAACCCGCCTGCGGTCGTCTTCGTGACGGCCTACAGCGAGTATGCGCTTAGGGCATTCAACGTGGACGCCATCGACTACCTGATGAAACCCGTCGAGACCGACAGGCTCATCCACTCGCTCGACAAGGTGGAGGCGCGCAGCAAGCCCATCACCCACGCGCAGTCCTCCGTCGAGCGCATTCCGGTCGAGAAGGGTGGGCGCAAGGTGCTCATTCCGGTGAGCCAGATTCACTACATCGAGGCCAAGGACGACTACTCCTGCATCTATACCGGGAGCGAACGCTTTCTCTCGACCGTCTCGCTCGCGAAGCTCGAGCAGAAGCTTACCACGCACGGTTTCTTCCGCGTGCATCGTGGATACATCGTGAACCTCGAGCATGTCGAGGACATTGAGGTCATCGCAAGTGGCATCCTGCAGCTGGGCATCAAGAACATACCGGAAAAGAAGATACCGGTCTCGCGGAGGCGCGTCGTGACACTCAAGCGCGCCCTCGGACTCTGA
- a CDS encoding metallophosphoesterase family protein, giving the protein MRYDIIADTHGYLSDVLLHALEGADVIVHAGDICSARDLHRLEDIAPVKFCIGNNDYGYDYGPFAKRDYRFYSSKLRWQVCHYRERLDLAVCDVAVCGHTHRPLVERDKRYGTLVMNPGSPTHPRASGPSMGRIMAEEGQVLSAEIIQLAS; this is encoded by the coding sequence ATGCGATACGACATCATCGCCGATACACACGGGTACCTCTCTGACGTGCTGCTCCATGCGCTTGAGGGTGCTGATGTCATTGTGCATGCGGGCGACATCTGCTCGGCGAGAGACCTGCACAGGCTCGAGGACATCGCACCGGTGAAGTTCTGCATCGGCAACAATGACTACGGGTACGACTACGGCCCCTTCGCCAAGCGAGACTATCGCTTCTACTCGAGTAAGCTACGCTGGCAGGTATGTCATTATCGAGAGCGCCTTGACCTTGCCGTCTGCGACGTCGCTGTCTGCGGTCACACACATCGCCCCCTCGTAGAGAGGGACAAGCGCTACGGCACTCTGGTCATGAACCCCGGAAGCCCCACCCATCCACGTGCGAGCGGACCCAGCATGGGGCGGATCATGGCCGAGGAAGGGCAGGTCCTCTCGGCCGAGATTATCCAGCTCGCGAGCTAG